The following proteins are encoded in a genomic region of Ictalurus punctatus breed USDA103 chromosome 15, Coco_2.0, whole genome shotgun sequence:
- the lactbl1a gene encoding putative beta-lactamase-like 1 yields MKLKWTNLGIIFFFILSLIMTGCFIWQYRLPKAKLVAEIKVQEVKEDKLCPRFPEPVPLKHPIPALMDALEKVDSLLRTSIDVTALPTISCIVIYNDSVLWNGNFGRRNGSDPKSSPPNEYTVYRIATLSKIFPTLMLYKLWEDGKVNSLDDNLEKYVKNFTIKNPLGNGAAFKRNGKTQFHSSITLRRMASQLSGLPRRLRGTSLLWNGQTHEAIDLLQDDILVADPGTKCHYSNLAFSLLAHIMADKVTGTDYESWVSKNILQPLGMEDTSFEITAKIKREMAVGVYPSGQRTPLYDLGWYRPSGQMYSTTADMAKLMMVLLGAYNHRVLQEDTLKTMLTPIFHCDTSYFSSQTGTPWEVYKQLEYEIIRKDGDLDGYSAVLSLVPHLKLGLVILMAGTKPANEDLVTKSYSYLIPAMEQAFRDAPHVLIPPPDPAPYMGLFTYSNMTFYEIKAGSDGILSMQQFGPPVDEMVPLDYSAWRLSYLEERVFKVVFEKEYPCQLRIRNTSVAMESQDRQLFNFYIFNENGLAPGFDVPGLNIYNVMRISRRPIFN; encoded by the exons ATGAAGCTGAAGTGGACTAATCTAggcatcatcttcttcttcatcctctctctcatcATGACTGGCTGTTTTATATGGCAGTACAGGCTTCCCAAGGCCAAACTAG tgGCTGAAATTAAAGTCCAAGAGGTGAAAGAAGATAAATTGTGCCCACGTTTCCCAGAGCCTGTGCCACTGAAGCATCCCATACCTGCCCTAATGGATGCACTAGAAAAG GTGGATTCTCTATTGAGGACCAGCATTGATGTAACAGCACTGCCAACAATTTCATGCATTGTCATCTATAATGACTCTGTGCTGTGGAATGGGAACTTTGGCAGAAGAAATGGGAGTGACCCAAAATCTTCACCACCAAACGAATACACAGTCTATAG aATTGCCACTTTATCTAAGATCTTCCCTACTCTTATGTTATATAAGTTGTGGGAGGATGGTAAAGTGAACTCTTTGGATGACAATCTAGAGAAGTATGTAAAGAACTTCACCATAAAGAACCCTCTGGGAAATGGGGCagcatttaaaagaaatgggaAAACACAATTCCATTCCTCTATCACTCTCAGAAGGATGGCCAGTCAGCTATCAG GATTACCCAGGCGACTTAGAGGGACCAGTCTACTCTGGAATGGCCAGACTCATGAGGCAATTGATTTACTGCAAGATGATATCCTTGTGGCAGACCCTGGAACAAA ATGCCACTACAGTAATCTGGCCTTCTCCCTGTTGGCCCACATCATGGCAGACAAGGTGACAGGAACAGATTACGAGAGCTGGGTATCCAAAAATATCCTCCAACCATTAGGCATGGAGGACACTAGCTTTGAAATCACAGCAAAAATTAAGAGAGAGATGGCAGTGGGGGTTTACCCAAGTGGCCAGCGCACGCCTCTCTATGACCTTGGTTGGTACCGACCCTCGGGACAGATGTACTCCACTACGGCGGACATGGCCAAACTGATGATGGTTCTCCTGGGGGCATATAACCATCGAGTCCTCCAGGAGGACACGTTGAAAACCATGCTGACACCAATTTTCCACTGTGACACCAGCTACTTCTCAAGCCAAACAGGCACTCCTTGGGAAGTGTACAAACAACTGGAATATGAGATTATCCGTAAAGATGGAGATCTGGATGGGTATTCGGCTGTGCTCTCACTTGTGCCACACCTTAAGCTGGGGTTGGTCATTCTGATGGCTGGGACTAAGCCTGCTAATGAAGATCTTGTAACCAAATCCTACAGTTATCTCATCCCTGCTATGGAGCAGGCTTTCAGAGATGCACCTCATGTCCTCATACCTCCTCCTGATCCAGCACCCTATATGGGCCTCTTCACCTACAGTAACATGACCTTCTATGAAATCAAAGCAGGCTCAGATGGCATATTGTCAATGCAGCAGTTTGGGCCACCTGTGGATGAAATGGTTCCTTTGGATTATAGCGCTTGGAGGCTGAGTTATTTAGAGGAGCGGGTGTTCAAGGTGGTGTTTGAGAAGGAGTATCCATGTCAGCTGAGGATCAGGAACACTTCTGTTGCAATGGAGTCTCAGGATAGGCAGCTGTTTAACTTTTACATATTCAATGAGAATGGCCTTGCACCTGGATTTGATGTACCAGGCCTGAACATTTACAATGTGATGCGAATATCACGCAGACCAATTTTCAACTGA
- the LOC108275963 gene encoding guanylin produces the protein MKVLPVVLLILAIGLISDAVIVHEGEFSFSLESVKKLWDILANGESTKPTNRLSVFSSVKVCENPLLPKEFQPLCQSKNAQVHFSRLALLSRNSDVCELCSFAACTGC, from the exons ATGAAGGTCTTGCCAGTCGTTCTACTGATTTTGGCCATTGGCCTAATCTCAGATGCTGTGATTGTTCAT GAAGGAGAATTTTCTTTCTCACTTGAATCAGTGAAAAAGCTTTGGGACATCCTGGCTAATGGAGAGTCGACTAAACCAACGAATCGCTTAAGTGTGTTCAGCtctgtgaaagtgtgtgaaaacCCACTCCTTCCTAAGGAATTTCAGCCTCTGTGCCAAAGCAAAAATGCACAAGTTCATTTCTCCAGACTTG CACTTCTCTCCAGGAATAGCGATGTATGTGAGCTCTGTTCATTTGCGGCTTGCACTGGTTGCTGA